The following proteins come from a genomic window of Pyxidicoccus sp. MSG2:
- a CDS encoding serine/threonine-protein kinase encodes MNERYRLVRLLASGGMAELFLGVARTEGFERAVAIKRMLPHLAQEPDIARMFLAEARLAMLLQHQNIATVYDVGQGPGGLFLVMELVDGWDLGVLLRTAARQGVRFPPHLAAFIVLQTQAGLAHAYRKLHDGRPVMAAHRDVSPSNVLVSREGEVKVTDFGIARLEGGSLTEPGVFRGKEAYSAPEVLQGSPANALSDQFSLGIVFHELLVGRHPFHDVKEPMAVVYAILSREVPPLPPDVPAPLADTVLRMLARAPEQRFPTPEALSETLARWLARSGEPATSHALADFMRRISLPPTLREQAEAGMDAKSAPAGATRPSNPGPFSLAMKGEEVALAPGGPALSASGRLTRNCATCGMPLADPQAPCDFCAEETSARDDVEGLPMAAPPGSEPARTAAFGTPVPVAPRGTGGHAGAAAPVGPGVSASSSQARHQGMPAPQPEPVPPPEALPPRSLRETPANELELEERAPRPESDWVEEQDLPRPRGRWVRTAVALGVVAVLVSGGLWVLTTRSWVVPMVLAKLGVPMPSPILSIVSNPSGATVLVEGQDVGTTPLAVDNLYPDKPISVQLKLKGYRPWKGTFRGGEPVEFKVALER; translated from the coding sequence GTGAACGAACGCTATCGGTTGGTACGGCTCCTGGCCTCTGGAGGCATGGCGGAGCTGTTCCTCGGCGTGGCGCGCACGGAGGGCTTCGAGCGCGCCGTGGCCATCAAGCGGATGCTGCCGCATCTGGCGCAGGAGCCGGACATCGCGCGCATGTTCCTCGCCGAGGCGCGGCTGGCCATGCTGCTGCAGCACCAGAACATCGCCACCGTGTACGACGTGGGCCAGGGCCCCGGCGGACTCTTCCTGGTGATGGAGTTGGTGGACGGGTGGGACCTGGGCGTGCTGCTGCGCACCGCCGCGCGGCAGGGCGTGCGCTTCCCGCCGCACCTGGCGGCCTTCATCGTGCTCCAGACGCAGGCGGGCCTCGCCCACGCGTACCGGAAGCTGCACGACGGGCGCCCGGTGATGGCGGCCCATCGCGACGTGTCCCCCTCCAACGTCCTCGTGTCGCGCGAGGGCGAGGTGAAGGTGACGGACTTCGGCATCGCCCGGCTGGAGGGCGGCTCGCTCACGGAGCCCGGCGTCTTCCGCGGCAAGGAGGCCTACAGCGCGCCCGAGGTGCTCCAGGGCTCGCCGGCCAATGCCCTCAGCGACCAGTTCTCCCTGGGCATCGTCTTCCACGAGCTGCTCGTGGGCCGGCATCCGTTCCATGACGTGAAGGAGCCCATGGCGGTGGTGTACGCCATCCTCTCCCGCGAGGTTCCGCCGCTGCCTCCGGACGTGCCCGCGCCGCTGGCGGACACCGTCCTGCGCATGCTGGCGCGGGCCCCCGAGCAACGCTTCCCGACGCCCGAGGCCCTGAGCGAGACGCTCGCGCGCTGGCTGGCCCGCTCCGGCGAGCCCGCCACGTCCCACGCGCTGGCCGACTTCATGCGGCGGATTTCCCTCCCCCCCACCCTGCGCGAGCAGGCCGAGGCGGGAATGGACGCGAAGTCGGCCCCGGCTGGAGCCACACGCCCGTCGAATCCGGGGCCCTTCTCGCTCGCCATGAAGGGGGAAGAGGTGGCGCTCGCGCCCGGGGGGCCAGCGCTCAGCGCCAGCGGACGGCTGACCCGCAACTGCGCGACGTGCGGTATGCCCCTGGCTGATCCGCAGGCGCCGTGCGACTTCTGCGCCGAGGAGACCTCCGCGCGCGATGACGTGGAGGGACTCCCCATGGCGGCCCCGCCTGGCTCGGAGCCGGCGCGCACGGCCGCGTTTGGCACCCCGGTGCCCGTGGCGCCTCGGGGGACCGGGGGCCACGCGGGTGCCGCGGCGCCCGTGGGCCCTGGTGTCTCCGCGTCGTCGAGCCAGGCGCGCCATCAGGGCATGCCCGCCCCGCAGCCGGAGCCCGTCCCTCCCCCGGAAGCCCTCCCACCGCGGAGCCTGCGGGAGACTCCCGCCAACGAGCTGGAGCTGGAAGAGCGCGCGCCGCGTCCGGAGAGCGACTGGGTGGAGGAGCAGGATCTGCCCCGCCCTCGCGGGCGCTGGGTGCGGACCGCCGTCGCGCTCGGTGTGGTCGCGGTGCTGGTCTCCGGTGGCCTCTGGGTGCTGACCACGCGCTCCTGGGTGGTTCCCATGGTGCTCGCGAAGCTGGGCGTCCCGATGCCCTCCCCCATCCTGAGCATCGTCAGCAACCCGTCGGGCGCCACGGTGCTGGTGGAGGGCCAGGACGTGGGCACCACGCCGCTCGCCGTGGACAACCTCTACCCGGACAAGCCCATCTCCGTGCAGCTCAAGCTCAAGGGCTACCGGCCGTGGAAGGGCACCTTCCGCGGCGGCGAGCCCGTCGAGTTCAAGGTGGCGCTGGAGCGCTGA
- a CDS encoding ClpXP protease specificity-enhancing factor SspB encodes MDEKKGLDKKERLLAALDQGMVMIHLDARRPGVLVPASIRGEAHLRLNLSYRFDPPDLTVGEWGVRCTLSFSGSRFTVAVPWSALFAIASHVTKEFWMYPDDMPPELLQQPASARPPQPVPVVPVAAERPRTFLREVPTASERSSEPSDVAPPPAPPDGPQDDPPPPRRGHLRLVK; translated from the coding sequence ATGGACGAAAAGAAGGGTCTCGACAAGAAGGAGCGGCTGCTGGCCGCGCTCGACCAGGGGATGGTGATGATCCACCTGGACGCGCGCCGCCCCGGCGTGCTCGTCCCCGCCTCAATCAGGGGGGAGGCCCACCTGCGCCTCAACCTCTCCTACCGCTTCGACCCGCCGGATTTGACGGTGGGCGAGTGGGGCGTGCGCTGCACGCTGAGCTTCTCCGGCTCGCGCTTCACGGTGGCGGTGCCCTGGTCGGCGCTGTTCGCCATCGCCAGCCACGTGACGAAGGAGTTCTGGATGTACCCGGACGACATGCCGCCGGAGCTGCTCCAGCAGCCCGCGTCGGCGCGTCCGCCGCAGCCCGTGCCGGTGGTGCCCGTGGCCGCCGAGCGCCCGCGCACCTTCCTGCGCGAGGTGCCCACCGCCAGCGAGCGCTCCAGTGAGCCGTCCGACGTGGCTCCGCCTCCGGCACCGCCGGACGGGCCACAGGACGACCCGCCGCCGCCGCGTCGGGGCCACCTGCGACTGGTGAAGTAA
- the smpB gene encoding SsrA-binding protein SmpB, producing MTSGKSKGPGGEPGVKVIAENRRARFDYTVDEKLEAGLELTGSEVKSLREGVANLSDAYALPKGDELFLLNANIGSYKAASLFDHLPTRGRKLLLHRAEIDRWAAKVRERGYSIIPLVLYFKNGRAKVELGLCRGKNHEDRRQDIKERETKREMDRAMRRR from the coding sequence ATGACAAGTGGCAAGTCGAAGGGACCCGGCGGTGAGCCCGGGGTGAAGGTCATCGCCGAGAACCGGCGTGCGCGCTTCGACTACACCGTGGACGAGAAGCTGGAGGCCGGTCTGGAGCTGACCGGCAGCGAGGTGAAGTCGCTGAGGGAGGGAGTCGCCAACCTGTCGGACGCCTACGCGCTTCCCAAGGGAGACGAGCTGTTCCTCCTCAACGCCAACATCGGCTCGTACAAGGCCGCCAGCCTCTTCGACCACCTGCCCACCCGGGGCCGGAAGCTGTTGCTGCACCGGGCCGAGATTGACCGTTGGGCGGCGAAGGTGAGGGAGCGGGGTTATTCCATCATCCCGCTTGTGCTGTACTTCAAGAATGGACGGGCCAAGGTGGAGCTGGGGCTCTGCCGCGGGAAGAACCACGAAGACCGGCGCCAGGACATCAAGGAGCGGGAGACGAAGCGGGAGATGGACCGGGCGATGCGCCGACGTTGA
- the panC gene encoding pantoate--beta-alanine ligase: MGTAVLRTVAEVKAWVAGLRREGRRLALVPTMGFLHEGHLSLMREGRSRTDVVATSIFVNPTQFGPKEDLSRYPRDFSGDVAKCASAGVDVVFAPEDPKAMYPPGYQTYVEVTEVSQGLCGERRPGHFRGVATIVTQLLCLFRPDVALFGEKDYQQLQVIRALNRDLHLGADIVGMPTVREPDGLAMSSRNAYLSPEERKRALSLSKGLKAAQALLREGNRESGALVGAVRRELEAAGLREDYVELVDAERLTSLASVAPGQSARLLVAAFSGTTRLIDNMPLAG; encoded by the coding sequence ATGGGCACCGCAGTCCTGCGCACCGTGGCGGAAGTGAAGGCGTGGGTGGCGGGGCTGCGCCGTGAGGGGCGCCGGCTCGCGCTGGTGCCCACCATGGGTTTCCTGCACGAGGGGCACCTCTCGCTCATGCGCGAGGGGCGCTCCCGCACCGACGTGGTGGCGACGTCCATCTTCGTCAACCCCACCCAGTTCGGACCGAAGGAGGACTTGTCGCGCTACCCCCGGGATTTCTCCGGGGACGTGGCGAAGTGCGCCAGCGCGGGCGTGGACGTCGTCTTCGCCCCGGAGGACCCCAAGGCGATGTACCCGCCGGGGTACCAGACGTACGTGGAGGTGACGGAGGTCAGCCAGGGCCTGTGCGGCGAGCGGCGACCCGGTCACTTCCGTGGCGTGGCCACCATTGTCACCCAGTTGCTGTGCCTCTTCCGGCCGGACGTGGCGCTCTTCGGGGAGAAGGACTACCAGCAGCTCCAGGTCATCAGGGCGCTGAACCGGGACTTGCACCTGGGCGCGGACATCGTCGGCATGCCGACGGTGCGCGAGCCCGACGGGCTGGCGATGAGCAGCCGCAATGCCTACCTGTCCCCCGAGGAGCGCAAGCGGGCGCTGTCCCTCTCGAAGGGGCTGAAGGCGGCCCAGGCGCTCCTGCGGGAGGGCAACCGGGAGTCAGGGGCGCTGGTGGGCGCCGTCCGTCGCGAGCTGGAGGCGGCGGGGCTGCGCGAGGACTACGTGGAGCTGGTGGACGCGGAGCGGCTGACGTCCCTGGCCTCGGTGGCACCAGGACAATCCGCCCGCCTGCTCGTCGCGGCCTTCAGTGGAACGACGCGCCTCATCGACAACATGCCGCTGGCCGGTTAG
- the panB gene encoding 3-methyl-2-oxobutanoate hydroxymethyltransferase codes for MKDKVTIHTLKRFKQIGQKICMVTAYDATFAHILDQAGADVLLVGDSLGMVVQGHDSTLPVTMDQMVYHSAAVTRGARRAHVVGDLPFMSYQVSPQEAVRNAGRLVSEGGVGSIKLEGGAEFAETVRAITRASIPVMGHLGLTPQSVHKMGGYVVQGRDEDQARKILDDALALEQAGAYALVLEGVPLELARTVTQSLSIPTIGIGAGVDCDGQVLVCYDLLGMNPDFKPKFVKRYANLHGSITEAAGTFFSEVRKGAFPDEDHSFKSNKNIRLVAGNPAAPRVESSTATAEGGEKIGPVYGVPV; via the coding sequence GTGAAGGACAAGGTCACCATCCATACGCTGAAGCGCTTCAAGCAGATCGGCCAGAAGATCTGCATGGTTACCGCCTACGACGCCACGTTCGCCCACATCCTCGACCAGGCGGGCGCGGACGTGCTGCTGGTGGGTGACTCGCTGGGCATGGTCGTTCAAGGCCATGACTCCACGCTGCCCGTGACGATGGACCAGATGGTCTATCACTCCGCCGCCGTGACGCGCGGCGCGCGCCGGGCCCACGTGGTGGGTGACCTCCCCTTCATGAGCTACCAGGTGTCGCCCCAGGAAGCGGTGCGCAACGCGGGCCGGCTGGTGTCCGAGGGTGGCGTGGGCAGCATCAAGCTGGAGGGCGGCGCCGAGTTCGCGGAGACGGTGCGCGCGATTACCCGCGCCAGCATCCCCGTCATGGGCCACCTGGGCCTGACGCCGCAGTCCGTCCACAAGATGGGCGGCTATGTCGTACAGGGCCGCGACGAGGACCAGGCCCGCAAGATTCTCGATGACGCGCTGGCGCTGGAACAGGCCGGGGCCTACGCACTGGTGCTGGAGGGCGTGCCGCTGGAATTGGCGCGCACGGTGACGCAGAGCCTGTCCATCCCCACCATTGGCATCGGCGCGGGCGTGGACTGTGATGGCCAGGTCCTCGTTTGTTACGACCTGCTGGGGATGAACCCGGACTTCAAGCCCAAGTTCGTCAAGCGCTACGCCAACCTGCACGGCTCGATTACGGAGGCGGCTGGCACCTTCTTCTCCGAGGTCCGCAAGGGCGCGTTCCCCGACGAGGACCACTCCTTCAAGTCGAACAAGAACATCCGCCTCGTGGCGGGCAACCCCGCGGCGCCGCGCGTGGAGTCGTCCACCGCCACCGCCGAGGGCGGGGAGAAGATTGGTCCCGTCTACGGGGTTCCGGTCTAG
- a CDS encoding deoxynucleoside kinase codes for MDYRYIVVEGPIGVGKTSLSNILAERLSGRRILEVVEENPFLSSFYGDRQKFAFQTQIFFLLSRFRQQQDLFQQDLFSSMTVSDYLFAKDRIFAHLNLDAHELALYERVFEALGPRVAKPDLVVYLQARLDVLLQRIKKRGREFERKFDSGYLEGLVHSYNTFFFHYTETPLLVVDTSDIDFVNNEADREDLLATIRKAKPGTQHYLPKASRRA; via the coding sequence ATGGACTACCGGTACATCGTGGTCGAGGGGCCCATTGGCGTGGGCAAGACGAGCCTCTCCAACATCCTCGCGGAGCGCCTGTCCGGCCGGCGCATCCTCGAGGTGGTGGAGGAGAACCCCTTCCTCTCCAGCTTCTATGGGGACCGGCAGAAGTTCGCGTTCCAGACGCAGATCTTCTTCCTCCTGTCGCGCTTCCGGCAGCAGCAGGACCTGTTCCAGCAGGACCTCTTCAGCTCGATGACGGTCAGCGACTACCTGTTCGCGAAGGACCGCATCTTCGCCCACCTCAACCTGGACGCCCACGAGCTCGCCCTCTACGAGCGCGTCTTCGAGGCGCTCGGGCCCCGCGTGGCCAAGCCGGACCTCGTCGTCTACCTCCAGGCCCGCCTGGACGTGTTGCTGCAACGCATCAAGAAGCGGGGTCGCGAGTTCGAGCGCAAGTTCGACTCGGGGTACCTGGAGGGGCTCGTCCACTCCTACAACACCTTCTTCTTCCACTACACGGAGACGCCGCTGCTGGTGGTCGACACCTCGGACATCGACTTCGTCAACAACGAGGCGGACCGGGAGGACCTCCTGGCCACCATCCGGAAGGCGAAGCCGGGGACCCAGCATTACCTTCCAAAGGCTTCCCGACGGGCCTGA
- the rsmA gene encoding 16S rRNA (adenine(1518)-N(6)/adenine(1519)-N(6))-dimethyltransferase RsmA, with protein MEQPRDILKRHGLRPKHSWGQNFLGDEEALETIADAVNLREGEPVVELGPGLGHLTRFLAATKARVTAVERDRDMLTVLEKEAIPGVRVVAGNAATVDFAEVAGAPDVAVVGNLPYHLSSQILFRVLEQRAHVSRAVFTLQKEVVERLAAVPGNRDYGLLTVLLGLHFDAENILTLESWRFHPPPKVDSAVLRLIRRKAPRAPIIDEARFIRVVKASFSHRRKTLLNSIKSDTTLGTPEVLLAALQTAGIDPQRRAETLAPEEFAAIERALGPVVEKVPPPKLEE; from the coding sequence GTGGAACAGCCTCGAGACATCCTCAAGCGTCATGGCCTGCGCCCCAAGCACAGCTGGGGGCAGAACTTCCTCGGGGACGAGGAGGCACTGGAGACCATCGCCGACGCGGTGAACCTGCGCGAGGGCGAGCCGGTGGTGGAATTGGGCCCCGGCCTGGGCCACCTCACGCGCTTCCTCGCCGCGACGAAGGCGCGCGTCACCGCCGTGGAGCGGGACCGCGACATGCTGACGGTGCTGGAGAAGGAGGCCATCCCCGGCGTGCGCGTGGTGGCCGGCAACGCCGCCACGGTGGACTTCGCCGAGGTGGCCGGCGCGCCCGACGTGGCGGTGGTGGGCAACCTCCCGTACCACCTGTCCAGCCAGATTCTCTTCCGCGTCCTGGAGCAGCGCGCCCACGTGTCGCGCGCCGTCTTCACGCTGCAGAAGGAAGTGGTGGAGCGGCTCGCCGCGGTGCCCGGCAACCGGGACTACGGCCTGCTCACCGTCCTGCTCGGCCTGCACTTCGACGCGGAGAACATCCTCACGCTGGAGTCCTGGCGCTTCCACCCGCCGCCGAAGGTGGACTCCGCGGTGCTGCGCCTCATCCGCCGCAAGGCCCCGCGCGCGCCCATCATCGACGAGGCCCGCTTCATCCGCGTGGTGAAGGCGTCCTTCTCGCACCGGCGCAAGACGCTGCTCAACTCCATCAAGTCGGACACCACGCTCGGCACTCCGGAAGTGCTGCTCGCCGCGCTGCAGACGGCCGGCATCGACCCGCAGCGCCGCGCGGAGACGCTCGCGCCCGAGGAGTTCGCCGCCATCGAGCGCGCGCTCGGGCCGGTGGTGGAGAAGGTGCCCCCTCCGAAGCTGGAGGAGTAG
- the tsaD gene encoding tRNA (adenosine(37)-N6)-threonylcarbamoyltransferase complex transferase subunit TsaD: MLVLGLETSCDETAAALVEDGRRVLSDVVSTQVDIHRRWGGVVPELASRNHIVQVMPVIHEALTRAQKTLDDVDLIAVTSGPGLIGALLVGLQVAKGLSLATGKPFVGANHLEGHLLAIRLIEEAPEPPFLGLVVSGGHTSLYDVQAYGHYRLVGSTRDDAAGEAYDKTARILGLPYPGGLPIDQLAQKGNPEAIRFPRALPGDNFDVSFSGLKTAVLHHVQKHGLPEGQALSDLCASFQEAVADVLSKKLVAAARRLGHKNLVLCGGVAANSRLRALCKARAEERGLNMFLPPVRLCTDNGAMIAVAGYEAYRRGLRGDFRLAADPAWRM; encoded by the coding sequence TTGCTCGTCCTCGGACTGGAAACCTCCTGTGATGAAACCGCCGCCGCCCTCGTGGAGGACGGCCGGCGCGTGCTGTCGGACGTCGTCTCCACCCAGGTGGACATCCACCGGCGCTGGGGCGGGGTGGTGCCGGAGCTGGCCAGCCGCAACCACATCGTCCAGGTGATGCCCGTCATCCACGAGGCCCTCACCCGCGCGCAGAAGACGCTCGACGACGTGGACCTCATCGCCGTCACCTCCGGCCCGGGCCTCATCGGCGCGCTGCTGGTGGGCCTGCAGGTCGCCAAGGGGCTGAGCCTCGCCACCGGCAAGCCCTTCGTCGGCGCCAACCACCTGGAGGGCCACCTGCTGGCCATCCGCCTCATCGAGGAGGCTCCGGAGCCGCCATTCCTCGGGCTCGTCGTGTCCGGCGGGCACACCAGCCTCTATGACGTGCAGGCCTACGGCCACTACCGGCTGGTGGGCAGCACCCGCGACGACGCGGCCGGCGAGGCCTACGACAAGACGGCGCGCATCCTCGGGCTGCCGTACCCGGGTGGGCTGCCCATCGACCAGCTCGCGCAGAAGGGGAACCCGGAGGCCATCCGCTTCCCGCGCGCGCTGCCCGGCGACAACTTCGACGTCTCCTTCTCCGGGCTGAAGACGGCGGTGCTGCACCACGTGCAGAAGCACGGCCTGCCGGAAGGGCAGGCCCTGTCCGACCTGTGCGCGTCCTTCCAGGAGGCGGTGGCGGACGTGCTGTCGAAGAAGCTGGTGGCCGCCGCGCGCCGGCTGGGCCACAAGAACCTGGTGCTGTGCGGGGGCGTGGCGGCCAACTCGCGCCTGCGCGCGCTGTGCAAGGCGCGGGCGGAGGAGCGGGGGCTGAACATGTTCCTGCCGCCGGTGCGGTTGTGCACGGACAATGGGGCGATGATCGCGGTGGCGGGGTATGAGGCCTACCGCCGCGGCCTGCGCGGAGACTTCCGCCTGGCGGCGGACCCCGCCTGGCGCATGTAG
- a CDS encoding response regulator translates to MAKQHLLLVDGDAKSLRVMEVSLKKAGFSVTTAIHGKDALEKVQISPPDLVLADTKMPEMDGFELCKALKSDERFKFIPYVFLTNQKSVEFKVRGLELGGDDYLTKPIYIKEIVTRVKMILQKAEKERIEKRETTKGGFAGSLADMGVVDLVQTFEIGRKTGLINIQGERTGTVYFKDGRVIDAELGRLKGENAFYRMLNTFEGQFEVQFSALDRPERIEISTQGLLMEGMRRLDEWGRMLEQLPPLETVFEIDYHQLADRLSEIPDEVNGLLRLFDGKRTLSRVVEDSDFEDLAALGIISKLYFEGLIRELGNAPLEPVQSSKPGIEQWLNAAPLPSAPVEPAPVAPEPPPVAPEPPPSVPVAVAPVEVPSVPVAVAPVEVPVAPRTMPHSVLSPPAGVEDEASFAPAATGPAQPANVVVFPARPRRNGVAEEPAAAPPLPPAEEGSAFLVEPPPAHRAVEQAHRSLLLDWSRVDTDGISSASTWGPGSLWSPSPRTFGSAGGQGASAPAFGQGAVAAESAASRAPIFGGAAVGPNPLPPVPPPSPAPPSSEVTLVSGRGAPSQPGSNVPPAAPVSAADESVLEVEEVPSPPPQQLALPPYPGHGVPAPVAPALAEEPRTPSAVPTPVTAPPAETKPAEAKPVETKPVETKPVDAKPTPAPKPAEVKPAPASKEDLSDAALAQAVRPKRTGLYVAVGALLIGAVAAVVAVGGGSGSGGKEKEPAPKPPVEQPTPVDTVKPPQPQKDPTPPPTEVATPTAAVDAGTATVDAGTATAAVTPPAPAATQDAGAATAEAPKPEGGDPVVNTPPVDPEVEYASLVKAAKAAIVGGRHMSAAISYRKALAIKPASMEAKAGLGISLVNGSIAQSAHREAAKLLQEVVKEEDRNARAWLSLGMAYQSTGRNSQAAEAYKRYLFLEPTGPSANEVRSLLKGLGN, encoded by the coding sequence GTGGCCAAGCAGCACCTGCTCCTGGTCGATGGTGACGCAAAGAGCCTCCGCGTGATGGAGGTCAGCCTCAAGAAGGCTGGCTTCTCCGTGACGACGGCCATCCACGGCAAGGATGCGCTGGAGAAGGTCCAGATCAGCCCACCGGACCTCGTGCTGGCCGACACGAAGATGCCGGAGATGGACGGCTTCGAGCTGTGCAAGGCGCTCAAGTCCGACGAGCGCTTCAAGTTCATCCCGTACGTCTTCCTGACGAACCAGAAGTCGGTCGAGTTCAAGGTGCGCGGCCTCGAGCTCGGTGGCGACGACTATCTGACCAAGCCGATCTACATCAAAGAGATCGTCACCCGCGTGAAGATGATCCTCCAGAAGGCGGAGAAGGAGAGGATCGAGAAGCGGGAGACGACGAAGGGCGGCTTCGCCGGCAGCCTCGCCGACATGGGCGTGGTGGACCTGGTGCAGACGTTCGAGATTGGCCGCAAGACGGGCCTCATCAACATCCAGGGTGAGCGCACCGGCACCGTCTACTTCAAGGACGGACGGGTCATCGACGCGGAGCTGGGGCGGCTGAAGGGCGAGAACGCCTTCTACCGCATGCTCAACACCTTCGAGGGCCAGTTCGAGGTGCAGTTCAGCGCGCTGGACCGCCCGGAGCGCATCGAAATCTCCACCCAGGGCCTGCTGATGGAGGGCATGCGCCGCCTGGACGAGTGGGGGCGCATGCTCGAGCAGCTGCCGCCGCTCGAGACGGTGTTCGAGATCGACTACCACCAGCTCGCCGACCGGCTCTCGGAGATTCCGGACGAGGTGAACGGGCTGCTGCGCCTGTTCGACGGCAAGCGCACCCTGAGCCGCGTGGTGGAGGACTCGGACTTCGAGGACCTCGCCGCGCTGGGCATCATCAGCAAGCTGTACTTCGAGGGACTCATCCGCGAGCTGGGCAACGCCCCGCTGGAGCCGGTGCAGAGCAGCAAGCCCGGCATCGAGCAGTGGCTCAACGCGGCCCCGCTTCCGAGCGCTCCGGTGGAGCCCGCGCCCGTGGCTCCCGAGCCGCCGCCCGTGGCTCCCGAGCCGCCTCCCAGCGTCCCGGTGGCCGTCGCGCCCGTGGAAGTCCCCAGCGTTCCCGTGGCCGTCGCGCCCGTGGAGGTCCCGGTCGCGCCGCGCACGATGCCGCATAGCGTGCTCTCGCCGCCCGCGGGCGTGGAGGACGAGGCTTCGTTCGCGCCCGCCGCGACGGGCCCGGCCCAGCCGGCCAACGTCGTCGTCTTCCCCGCGAGGCCCCGGCGCAACGGCGTCGCCGAGGAGCCGGCCGCGGCGCCCCCGCTGCCTCCCGCGGAGGAGGGCTCTGCCTTCCTCGTGGAGCCGCCTCCGGCCCACCGCGCCGTGGAGCAGGCGCACCGCAGCCTCCTGCTGGACTGGAGCCGCGTGGACACCGACGGCATCAGCTCGGCGTCCACGTGGGGGCCGGGCTCGCTCTGGTCTCCCTCGCCGCGCACCTTCGGGAGTGCCGGTGGCCAGGGCGCCTCGGCCCCGGCGTTCGGCCAGGGCGCCGTTGCCGCCGAGTCGGCCGCCTCGCGCGCGCCCATCTTCGGCGGCGCCGCCGTGGGCCCCAACCCGCTGCCTCCCGTGCCGCCGCCCTCGCCGGCTCCTCCGTCGTCCGAGGTGACGCTGGTGAGCGGCAGGGGCGCCCCGTCCCAGCCTGGCTCCAACGTGCCGCCGGCGGCACCGGTGTCCGCGGCCGACGAGTCCGTCCTGGAGGTCGAGGAGGTCCCGTCGCCTCCGCCCCAGCAGCTCGCGCTGCCGCCGTACCCGGGCCACGGCGTTCCCGCGCCGGTGGCGCCCGCCCTCGCCGAGGAGCCTCGAACGCCGAGCGCGGTGCCGACGCCTGTCACCGCGCCGCCCGCCGAGACGAAGCCCGCGGAAGCGAAGCCCGTCGAGACGAAACCCGTCGAGACGAAGCCTGTCGACGCGAAGCCCACGCCGGCCCCGAAGCCGGCCGAGGTGAAGCCCGCCCCCGCGTCGAAGGAGGACCTCTCCGACGCCGCGCTGGCCCAGGCCGTCCGTCCGAAGCGCACCGGCCTGTACGTGGCCGTCGGCGCGCTGCTCATCGGCGCCGTCGCCGCGGTCGTCGCCGTCGGCGGGGGCTCGGGCTCCGGTGGGAAGGAGAAGGAGCCCGCGCCGAAGCCTCCGGTGGAGCAGCCGACCCCGGTCGACACGGTGAAGCCGCCTCAGCCCCAGAAGGACCCGACGCCGCCTCCGACAGAGGTCGCCACGCCGACGGCCGCCGTCGACGCGGGGACGGCCACCGTCGACGCGGGAACGGCCACCGCCGCCGTGACTCCTCCCGCGCCCGCTGCCACTCAGGATGCCGGGGCAGCCACCGCGGAGGCTCCGAAGCCCGAGGGTGGAGACCCGGTCGTCAACACGCCGCCGGTGGACCCGGAGGTCGAGTACGCGAGCCTGGTGAAGGCGGCGAAGGCGGCCATCGTCGGTGGCCGGCACATGTCCGCTGCCATCAGCTACCGCAAGGCGCTGGCGATCAAGCCGGCCTCCATGGAGGCGAAGGCCGGCCTGGGCATCTCGCTGGTGAACGGCTCCATCGCGCAGTCCGCCCACCGCGAGGCCGCCAAGCTCCTCCAGGAAGTGGTCAAGGAGGAGGACCGGAATGCGCGTGCCTGGCTGTCGCTCGGCATGGCGTACCAGTCCACCGGGCGGAATTCCCAGGCGGCCGAGGCCTACAAGCGATACTTGTTCCTGGAACCGACGGGACCCTCCGCCAACGAGGTCCGCTCGCTGCTCAAGGGCCTGGGCAACTGA